The DNA window GAAGGAAGAGGCCATGCTCGCGGGCTACACCGTGGTGGATCCCTCCACCGTGGTGGCCACGCACCTCACCGAGGTCTTTCGGCGCAACCTGCACGAATTCATGGGCCGCCAGGAGATTCAGAACCTGCTGGACAACCTCTCCAAGCGCGCGCCCAAGGCCGTGGAGAGCCTGGTTCCCTCTGTCCTGCCCCTGGGCGTGGTGCAGAAGGTCCTGCAGAACCTGGTCATGGAGGGCGTGTCCATCCGCGACCTGCTGACCGTCGTGGAGACCCTGGCCGACTACGGCCCCGCCAGCCAGGACCCGGCGCAGCTCACGGAGTACGTCCGGGCCCGCATGGGCCGGACCATCATCAAGCCCTACCTCGGAACGGACAACGGCCTGCGCTTCTTCACCCTGAACCAGGCCATCGACGAAAGCCTCAACGGCGCCCTGCGCCAGGCCGAGCACGGCGCGTACCTGGCCATGGAGCCGGGGCTCGCCCAGCGCATCATCCGCTCCATCAACAAGACCATGGAATCCGCCGTGGCCCCGGACGGCCAGCCCGTGCTGCTCACCAGCCCGCAGCTCCGCCCGCACCTGGCTCAATTGCTCCTGCGCTTCCTGCCCAACCTGCCGGTGATCTCCCAGGCCGAGATCCCCGCTGACGTGAAGATCCAATCCCTGGCCGTCGTGGAGTTGAGCTAAGCCATGCACGTGAAGACCTACAGAGGCCGCAGCGCCAAGGAAGCACTGGACCAGGTCAAGGCCGACCTGGGGGACGAGGCCGTGATCCTCTCCAACAAGACCGTCACGGACAACGGCTCCCGGGTCTGCGAGATCACGGCGGCCGTGGAGCGGCCGACCTCCCCGCTGTCGGCGCGCACCCGCGAGGACGTGCTGGGCGAGGCCCTGGCCGCATCGGAGTGGTCGCGGGAGTGGCGCATGATCAAGGACCAGTTCCTGAGCCTCATGCGGCCCCAGATGGACCCCGCCGCGCTCACCCCGCGCCAGCGTCTGAGCCTGGAGTACCTGGAGCGCGAGGGCGTGGAGCAGACCGTGCTCCTGGACGTGTACCTGCGCCTGCGCGAGGACCCGGGCCTGTCCATCCTGCCCGTGCTGGAAAGCCTCACCGGCGTACGGCCCTTCGAGTCAAAAAAATGGCCCCAGAAGTTCCACGTCATGGCCGGGCCCCACGGCGCGGGCAAGACAACCTCGCTCATCCGGCTGGCCCTGCGCGAGAAGAAGCGCAACCCCAAGGCCCGCATCTGCCTCGCCTCGGCCGACCAGTGCCAGGGCAAGGGCCGGGTCGTGCTCCGGCACTACGCCGAGCTCTCCGGTCTGGCCTTCCGGGAAGTGGCCACGCGGGAGGATTTCACCTGCCTGGTGGCCGACGCCCGCAGCTTCGACCGGGTCTTCGTGGACCTGCCCGGCCTGCCCGCCGGAACGGATTTGGAATCCTGGCTCGGCTCGCGCGGCATGCTCCACTTCGAGGACATGGCCGTGCACCTCGTGCTCAATCCGTACTACAGCCCGGCCCAGTTCCGCGCCTTCCGCGAAAAGTACGCGAGCCCGGCGCTGAAAAGCCTCATCTGGACGAAACTCGATGAAGCCTGTACCTTCGGGGCACTGATCAACGTCCCGCACGAGAGCGGTCTGCCCGTATCGGCCCTCTCGTATGCGCCGGGACTCTCGGGCAGCCTGGTGCCGGCCCGCGGCGAGATGATCTGGAGACTGTTGTTCAAGCACCAGCTGCCGGCCGAAGGCGCAGCCGCCTGAGTCCCGGCATAGGCAAGGAGATCCGATGACCTCTCGATTCCCAATGGTCTTCTCCGTGACCTCCGGCAAGGGCGGCGTGGGCAAGACCAACATCTCGGTCAACCTGGCCCTCTGTCTGGCCCGCATGGGCAAGCGGGTGGTCCTGCTGGACGCCGACCTGGGCTTGGCCAACGTGGACGTAATCCTGGGCCTCGCGCCCAAGCTGAACATCTTCCATCTCTTCCATGAGGACGTGACCCTGGACCAGATTCTCCTGGACACGCCCTACGGCTTCCGCATCCTTCCCGCCTCCTCGGGCGTCTCCGAGATGGTCAACCTGGACACGGGCCAGAAGCTCGAACTCCTGGAGTCCATGGACGCCCTGGAGAGCGACATCGACTACCTCATCGTGGACACCGGCGCGGGCATCAACGAGAACGTGCTCTACTTCAACATCGCGGCCCAGGAACGCCTCCTGGTGCTGACCCCGGAGCCGACCTCGCTCACCGACGCCTACGCCCTCATCAAGGTGCTCAAGAACCGGCACGG is part of the Desulfovibrio aminophilus genome and encodes:
- a CDS encoding MinD/ParA family protein; protein product: MTSRFPMVFSVTSGKGGVGKTNISVNLALCLARMGKRVVLLDADLGLANVDVILGLAPKLNIFHLFHEDVTLDQILLDTPYGFRILPASSGVSEMVNLDTGQKLELLESMDALESDIDYLIVDTGAGINENVLYFNIAAQERLLVLTPEPTSLTDAYALIKVLKNRHGVERFRVLVNMVKDPKQAKETYVRLLSACDHFLSGVSLDLVGAIPQDPAVKKAVINQIPVCEHAPDAAASQAIGAAARAIGTWKTAAKTDGNIKFFWKKLLFHEPSVA
- a CDS encoding flagellar biosynthesis protein FlhF: MHVKTYRGRSAKEALDQVKADLGDEAVILSNKTVTDNGSRVCEITAAVERPTSPLSARTREDVLGEALAASEWSREWRMIKDQFLSLMRPQMDPAALTPRQRLSLEYLEREGVEQTVLLDVYLRLREDPGLSILPVLESLTGVRPFESKKWPQKFHVMAGPHGAGKTTSLIRLALREKKRNPKARICLASADQCQGKGRVVLRHYAELSGLAFREVATREDFTCLVADARSFDRVFVDLPGLPAGTDLESWLGSRGMLHFEDMAVHLVLNPYYSPAQFRAFREKYASPALKSLIWTKLDEACTFGALINVPHESGLPVSALSYAPGLSGSLVPARGEMIWRLLFKHQLPAEGAAA